A single region of the Eleginops maclovinus isolate JMC-PN-2008 ecotype Puerto Natales chromosome 16, JC_Emac_rtc_rv5, whole genome shotgun sequence genome encodes:
- the znf652 gene encoding zinc finger protein 652, with product MKSCNSLKEELSVPTLGGMSQEEGRRAPVSQSYFHSSNPDLDLTGKLYKREVGGKPYSVLVDNKMAAKASIADQNIGQLPTHLTSQQHQQYFREGGEGQEAGSQAGNDVTSDDTEDDDEDEDEEEEDEEGEDEGFKREQIIVEVNLNNQTLHVSKGDNKIGTTEDDSEQAGSDEEDDDEEEDEEEEEDSLNEEEEEDDEEDEIESRRRRSKRARRCASSTGASSQPRRKSLRTSLSMTSAGMTTRGRRKHMDPPKSKRRSARSAPSSAGSTTTGGKAEVEEKEMLACEKCPRVFNTRWYLEKHMNVTHRRMQICDKCGKKFVLESELALHQQTDCEKNIQCVSCNKSFKKLWSLHEHIKIVHGYAEKKFSCEICEKKFYTMAHVRKHMVAHTKDMPFTCETCGKSFKRSMSLKVHSLQHSGEKPFRCENCDERFQYKYQLRSHMSIHIGHKQFMCQWCGKDFNMKQYFDEHMKTHTGEKPFICEICGKSFTSRPNMKRHRRTHTGEKPYPCEVCGQRFRFSNMLKAHKEKCFRVTSPVVLQTSGPPVPVRIFANTFSSSSSISGPSPSAAPPATTSAPLGLSPTGGPMPPRGPLGHTFSHVQIHSNPSHQHPHPPTTQQHLSNTPQHVPPHPHHHLAVPPVTHLPPPPALFKSEPLNHCGHEDSSYLHHMAPPEKGPGAPQHH from the exons ATGAAATCCTGCAACAGCCTCAAGGAAGAGCTTTCTGTACCTACCCTTGGCGGGATGTCACAGGAGGAAGGACGCAGGGCGCCAGTGTCCCAGTCCTATTTCCACTCCTCTAACCCAGATCTGGACCTGACGGGCAAGCTTTATAAGAGAGAGGTTGGAGGTAAGCCGTATTCTGTGTTAGTGGACAATAAAATGGCAGCCAAGGCCTCGATTGCAGATCAGAACATTGGTCAGTTGCCCACTCATCTAACCtcacagcagcatcagcagtACTTCAGAGAGGGTGGAGAAGGGCAGGAGGCGGGGTCCCAGGCTGGTAACGACGTCACCTCTGATGACactgaagatgatgatgaagacgaagacgaggaagaagaggatgaggagggggaAGATGAGGGCTTCAAGCGGGAGCAGATCATTGTCGAGGTTAACCTGAACAACCAGACTCTTCACGTATCCAAAGGAGACAACAAAATTGGAACCACAGAAGACGACTCTGAGCAAGCCGGCAGCGACGAGGAAGACGAcgatgaggaggaagatgaggaagaggaggaggacagcctcaatgaagaagaggaggaagacgatgAGGAAGATGAGATTGAGAGTAGAAGGAGGAGGTCAAAGCGGGCCCGTCGATGCGCCAGCAGCACAGGAGCTTCAAGCCAACCCCGGAGGAAGAGCCTGAGAACGTCTCTGAGCATGACCTCTGCTGGGATGACCACCAGGGGCAGGCGGAAGCACATGGACCCCCCAAAGAGCAAGCGCAGGTCTGCCAGATCAGCCCCATCGTCCGCTGGTTCCACAACGACGGGAGGGAAAGCTGaagtggaggagaaggagatgcTGGCGTGTGAAAAGTGCCCCAGAGTGTTTAACACGCGCTGGTACCTGGAGAAGCACATGAATGTCACTCACAGGCGAATGCAGATCTGCGACAAATGTGGCAAAAAGTTTGTCCTGGAGAGTGAGTTGGCCTTACACCAGCAAACCGACTGTGAGAAGAACATCCAG TGTGTCTCCTGCAACAAGTCTTTTAAGAAGCTGTGGTCACTGCATGAGCACATAAAGATTGTGCACGGCTATGCTGAAAAAAAGTTCTCATGTGAAATCTGTGAGAAGAAGTTCTACACTATGGCTCACGTCCGTAAGCACATGGTTG CTCACACTAAGGACATGCCATTTACCTGTGAGACGTGTGGGAAGTCGTTCAAACGCAGCATGTCTTTAAAAGTTCACTCACTCCAGCATTCTGGAGAAAAGCCCTTCCGTTGTGAG AACTGTGACGAGCGGTTCCAATACAAGTACCAGCTACGCTCCCACATGAGCATCCACATCGGACACAAGCAGTTCATGTGCCAGTGGTGCGGCAAAGACTTCAACATGAAACAGTATTTTGATGagcacatgaaaacacacacag GCGAGAAGCCTTTCATCTGTGAGATCTGTGGGAAGAGCTTCACCAGCCGGCCCAACATGAAGCGCCACCGCCGCACCCACACCGGGGAGAAGCCGTACCCCTGCGAGGTGTGCGGTCAGCGCTTCCGCTTCTCCAACATGCTCAAAGCTCACAAAGAGAAGTGTTTCCGGGTCACCAGCCCCGTGGTCCTGCAGACCAGCGGCCCACCCGTGCCTGTCCGCATCTTCGCCAacaccttctcctcctcttcctccatctctggTCCCAGTCCCTCGGCTGCACCCCCGGCCACCACTTCAGCACCCCTGGGCCTCAGCCCGACAGGAGGACCCATGCCTCCACGAGGCCCTTTGGGACACACGTTCTCCCACGTACAGATCCACTCAAACCCCTCTCACCAACATCCTCACCCTCCCACAACCCAGCAACACCTCTCAAACACACCCCAACATGTCCCGCCTCACCCCCACCACCATTTGGCCGTGCCCCCAGTCACACACCTGCCCCCACCCCCGGCCCTTTTCAAGAGTGAGCCCTTGAACCACTGTGGGCATGAAGACAGCAGCTACCTGCACCACATGGCTCCCCCTGAGAAGGGTCCTGGAGCCCCGCAGCACCACTGA
- the phospho1 gene encoding probable phosphatase phospho1 isoform X2 yields the protein MASNSTNISSDKRFLIFFDFDETIVDETSDDMVVQAAPGQHLPDWLKDTYQPGRYNEYMQRVLAYLAEQGVTESDIRSIMEKIPASPGMLTLLQFLRTRPPQDFEVVLLSDANTFFIESWLRRAGARQIFHRVFSNPATFNKDGRLVMRPFHSHDCARCPNNMCKQVVVRDYVARRTQERGRQYQRIFYVGDGANDFCPALALGPRDVAFPRRDFPMHRLITETHEAMPGDFKAVTVPWASAEEVVQRLRRLVAE from the coding sequence ATGGCTTCCAATTCAACGAACATCTCCTCCGACAAGCGGTTCCTCATCTTCTTTGACTTTGATGAGACCATCGTGGATGAAACCAGCGATGACATGGTGGTGCAGGCCGCCCCGGGGCAGCACCTGCCGGACTGGCTGAAGGACACCTACCAACCCGGCCGCTATAACGAGTACATGCAGCGCGTGCTGGCCTACCTAGCGGAGCAGGGCGTCACCGAGAGCGACATCCGCAGCATCATGGAGAAGATTCCGGCCTCTCCCGGCATGCTCACCCTGCTCCAGTTTCTCCGCACCCGGCCCCCGCAGGACTTTGAGGTGGTGCTGTTGTCCGACGCCAACACCTTCTTCATAGAGTCTTGGCTCCGTCGCGCAGGGGCCCGCCAAATCTTTCACCGGGTCTTCAGCAACCCGGCCACCTTCAACAAGGACGGCCGGCTGGTGATGCGGCCCTTCCACTCGCACGACTGCGCGCGGTGCCCCAACAACATGTGCAAGCAGGTTGTGGTCAGGGACTATGTGGCCCGTAGGACACAGGAGCGGGGCCGCCAGTACCAGAGAATCTTCTACGTGGGGGACGGAGCCAACGACTTCTGCCCGGCGCTCGCCCTCGGGCCCCGGGACGTGGCCTTCCCGCGGAGGGATTTCCCAATGCACCGGCTGATAACGGAGACCCATGAGGCCATGCCCGGGGATTTCAAGGCGGTCACGGTTCCATGGGCCAGCGCGGAGGAGGTGGTGCAGCGGCTGCGGAGGCTGGTGGCAGAGTag
- the si:busm1-163l24.3 gene encoding uncharacterized protein si:busm1-163l24.3: MAEPGMTVRVSCLPVDIEDKRLKDKLLIHFLRARNGGGEINSVTIVKTTPISALITFEDSGVAQRVIQQSPHLLDVDGKKYKVVVTENSESLDPDKVILRLSAIVDYSQLPGGFLALSSLHKSHPDIKISSDATKELCTLHGTYSKVQAALAHLFGHPGGPQSAENKHSDQPATSGSRSVPIAHKLQTQESADLSSKLFKQREKREKVDIGRPSDDNNNSSSRKPLTPGVSGLENKDKTEGAVVQLPGYPTASGEDFSLILDADMFEYLKKHCRKEYQHILSRYSVDVVDMTNHGLTTLFLKVATGVGEGDKDQKRLKLAIQAISRLYQENETKIRRGQLSKNILPPSGGLQKAMENLSVRFPKLLLKEDDQNIYIIGSCSDVAEAKQFLLLDPIEAMGKKENVASLLKYPSYSGSSTHADELKVPVMLSSTVESLDDRLELLRSEEDERRAEGARKYKLAARFKDSGLASLGSRQTDFNLRGLSSPSRQPRLGPMLGQDVLSQTAGISGETVSRASAQTTGEDILFKSEDALTSPASMQNKASLNLHSVDTPPKYLTPLLGTTSLSEGCPLPPAGSGSTLKRASSFSGTPQLKAQVIGHKRESQDDSTVRARGRSSSFSNKTGRDKLEVYKEITVSNVMWKYIKEAYKTRVEDLTSDVLMKEICSGGSSYLTVTLRGANSSKVNSCLLGLQMLVDSVNVDFSVQQLRLSELGITDTADETLQACCAEVRSRFKKVTLQILKESLFLLGPKVLCSQVGASLLEVFTGDSAQISKQHDHFDSSTPDYNPSTFLQMNKDQSMSLHCDSYPQVMLKNQTGKANGTDSQERITNQRSYFCETDLVNGAISQPSLRKDPVIKEKVKIVRTLDIDGQQTETFVNHSKAANDKSFSHVNDVESTTTPADEDLDKQERTVHSKQKDSIQQRQSKIPDPEESRSNPEGCICVCGESEMLLKAKCGAAMCSKCLDIVHAHCRICHEQTSQGIQGNISYSKIYISLPGHTKDSAIKIAYTIPDGIQGETHPSPGEPFQGGNFEAYLPDSEKARKLVPRLKKAFNQGLTFTVTAKDTGARVDWDCIPHKTSIHGGKSGNGYPDSTYLTRLSEVLELNGIEEQPAKS, from the exons ATGGCAGAGCCGGGCATGACTGTTAGGGTGAGTTGTCTGCCCGTAGACATTGAGGATAAGAGGCTGAAAGACAAGCTACTCATCCACTTTCTGAGAGCCAGGAATGGAGGAGGGGAAATAAACTCTGTCACTATTGTCAAGACAACGCCCATCTCTGCCCTCATCACCTTTGAGGACAGTGGAG TGGCACAGAGAGTTATTCAACAAAGCCCACATCTTCTGGACGTGGATGGGAAGAAGTACAAAGTTGTTGTTACTGAGAACAGTGAAAGCCTGGACCCAGACAAG GTCATCTTACGTTTATCAGCAATTGTTGATTACAGCCAGCTTCCTGGGGGATTTTTGGCACTGTCAAGCCTTCACAAGAGCCACCCAGATATCAAGATAAGCTCTGATGCTACTAAGGAATTATGCACATTGCATGGCACCTATTCCAAAGTCCAGGCTGCTTTGGCACATCTGTTTGGTCATCCTGGAGGCCCACAAtcagcagaaaacaaacactcagaTCAACCTGCTACCAGTGGCTCCAGGTCTGTTCCGATAGCACATAAGCTTCAAACTCAGGAGTCAGCAGATCTGAGCAGTAAATTGTTTAAGCAGAGAGAAAAACGAGAAAAAGTTGACATTGGCAGGCCTTCTGATGATAATAACAACTCTAGCTCACGTAAACCCCTGACACCCGGGGTTTCTGGCctggaaaataaagacaagacaGAAGGTGCAGTTGTGCAGCTTCCTGGGTATCCTACTGCATCAGGGGAGGACTTCTCACTAATTTTGGATGCAGACATGTTCGAGTATCTGAAGAAACACTGCAGGAAGGAATACCAACATATCCTTAGTCGGTATAGTGTTGATGTAGTTGATATGACAAATCATGGGTTGACTACTCTGTTTCTGAAGGTTGCAACTGGAGTGGGGGAGGGTGATAAAGATCAGAAACGCCTGAAATTGGCAATACAGGCAATAAGTAGGCTTTATCAGGAGAACGAGACAAAGATCCGTCGAGGCCAGCTCTCCAAGAATATCCTGCCTCCCAGCGGTGGACTACAAAAGGCCATGGAGAATTTAAGTGTCAGATTTCCTAAGCTTCTTCTGAAGGAAGATGAccaaaatatttacattattggGAGTTGTAGTGATGTTGCTGAGGCCAAGCAGTTTCTTCTCCTTGACCCCATCGAAGCGATGGGTAAAAAAGAGAATGTAGCCAGTCTTCTTAAATATCCTTCATATTCAGGTTCATCAACTCATGCAGATGAGCTTAAAGTTCCTGTGATGTTGTCCTCGACTGTGGAGTCTTTGGATGACAGACTAGAGCTGCTGAGGtcagaggaggatgagaggagagcTGAAGGAGCCAGAAAGTATAAACTAGCTGCTCGTTTTAAGGACTCCGGGCTTGCTTCATTAGGCAGCCGACAAACTGACTTCAACTTACGAGGGCTCTCATCTCCCAGTAGACAACCACGCCTTGGGCCAATGTTAGGGCAAGATGTGCTGTCACAAACAGCAGGGATTTCTGGTGAGACTGTCTCCAGAGCATCAGCCCAAACCACTGGAGAGGACATCTTGTTTAAAAGTGAAGATGCTTTGACTTCACCTGCTTCTATGCAGAATAAAGCCTCCTTAAACTTGCATTCCGTTGATACCCCTCCCAAGTATTTAACACCCCTCCTTGGCACGACCAGTTTGTCTGAAGGCTGTCCTCTTCCACCTGCTGGGTCTGGTTCCACCTTGAAGCGAGCCAGTAGTTTCTCAGGAACGCCGCAACTGAAGGCACAAGTTATTGGTCATAAAAGAGAGAGTCAAGACGACTCTACAGTACGAGCAAGGGGCAGGTCCTCAAGCTTCAGTAACAAAACAGGGAGGGACAAGCTTGAAGTCTACAAGGAGATTACAGTTTCCAATGTGATGTGGAAGTATATAAAAGAGGCTTACAAGACCCGAGTAGAAGACCTGACTTCTGATGTCCTGATGAAAGAGATATGCTCAGGGGGCAGTAGTTATCTGACTGTCACCTTGAGAGGGGCAAACTCGTCCAAAGTGAATTCATGTCTGCTTGGTTTACAGATGCTGGTTGATTCAGTTAATGTAGACTTTTCTGTGCAGCAGCTGCGCTTGTCAGAGCTGGGTATCACTGACACAGCAGATGAAACCTTGCAGGCTTGTTGTGCTGAGGTGCGGAGCCGCTTCAAGAaggttactttgcagattttaaAAGAGAGCTTATTTCTTCTCGGCCCAAAAGTGTTGTGTTCTCAGGTAGGTGCGTCTTTGCTTGAGGTATTTACTGGAGATTCGGCCCAGATATCTAAACAACATGACCACTTTGACTCCTCTACCCCTGATTATAATCCATCcacttttttacaaatgaacaaaGACCAAAGTATGAGCCTGCACTGTGACAGTTATCCTCAGGTGATGCTAAAGAACCAAACAGGCAAAGCAAATGGGACTGACAGTCAGGAAAGAATAACAAACCAGAGAAGTTACTTTTGTGAGACAGATCTTGTGAATGGAGCTATTAGTCAGCCGTCATTGAGGAAAGACCCTGTCATtaaagagaaagtgaaaatTGTACGTACATTGGACATTGATGGACAGCAGACTGAGACATTTGTCAACCACTCTAAAGCAGCAAATGATAAAAGTTTTAGTCATGTGAATGATGTTGAGTCAACAACAACCCCTGCTGATGAAGACCTCGATAAGCAGGAGAGAACTGTTCATTCGAAACAGAAGGACAGTATTCAGCAAAGACAAAGCAAGATCCCGGACCCAGAGGAATCCAGATCAAATCCAGAAgggtgcatctgtgtgtgtggtgagagtGAGATGCTGTTGAAAGCTAAGTGTGGTGCTGCCATGTGCTCAAAGTGCCTGGACATTGTACATGCCCACTGCAGAATTTGTCATGAGCAGACATCGCAGGGCATCCAGGGTAACATTAGCTACTCTAAAATATACATCAGCCTGCCAGGTCACACAAAAGACTCTGCCATCAAGATTGCTTACACCATTCCTGATGGTATCCAAGGG GAGACTCACCCTTCTCCTGGAGAACCATTTCAAGGGGGTAACTTTGAAGCCTACCTTCCTGACAGCGAGAAGGCGAGGAAGCTGGTGCCCAGGCTGAAAAAAGCTTTTAACCAAGGACTCACCTTCACAGTGACAGCTAAAGACACAGGGGCCAGGGTCGATTGGGACTGCATCCCACACAAGACCAGCATACATGGAGGCAAATCAGG gAACGGTTACCCAGATTCCACATATTTGACTCGCTTGTCTGAGGTCTTGGAATTAAACGGGATTGAGGAGCAACCAGCCAAGTCTTAG
- the phospho1 gene encoding probable phosphatase phospho1 isoform X1, with the protein MGDSVFTCCYVPPHPPGEGDPPGSRSRRAEITMASNSTNISSDKRFLIFFDFDETIVDETSDDMVVQAAPGQHLPDWLKDTYQPGRYNEYMQRVLAYLAEQGVTESDIRSIMEKIPASPGMLTLLQFLRTRPPQDFEVVLLSDANTFFIESWLRRAGARQIFHRVFSNPATFNKDGRLVMRPFHSHDCARCPNNMCKQVVVRDYVARRTQERGRQYQRIFYVGDGANDFCPALALGPRDVAFPRRDFPMHRLITETHEAMPGDFKAVTVPWASAEEVVQRLRRLVAE; encoded by the coding sequence ATGGGGGACTCAGTATTCACCTGCTGTTATGTCCCACCCCATCCCCCAGGCGAGGGGGACCCCCCTGGATCCAGGTCCAGACGAGCAGAGATCACCATGGCTTCCAATTCAACGAACATCTCCTCCGACAAGCGGTTCCTCATCTTCTTTGACTTTGATGAGACCATCGTGGATGAAACCAGCGATGACATGGTGGTGCAGGCCGCCCCGGGGCAGCACCTGCCGGACTGGCTGAAGGACACCTACCAACCCGGCCGCTATAACGAGTACATGCAGCGCGTGCTGGCCTACCTAGCGGAGCAGGGCGTCACCGAGAGCGACATCCGCAGCATCATGGAGAAGATTCCGGCCTCTCCCGGCATGCTCACCCTGCTCCAGTTTCTCCGCACCCGGCCCCCGCAGGACTTTGAGGTGGTGCTGTTGTCCGACGCCAACACCTTCTTCATAGAGTCTTGGCTCCGTCGCGCAGGGGCCCGCCAAATCTTTCACCGGGTCTTCAGCAACCCGGCCACCTTCAACAAGGACGGCCGGCTGGTGATGCGGCCCTTCCACTCGCACGACTGCGCGCGGTGCCCCAACAACATGTGCAAGCAGGTTGTGGTCAGGGACTATGTGGCCCGTAGGACACAGGAGCGGGGCCGCCAGTACCAGAGAATCTTCTACGTGGGGGACGGAGCCAACGACTTCTGCCCGGCGCTCGCCCTCGGGCCCCGGGACGTGGCCTTCCCGCGGAGGGATTTCCCAATGCACCGGCTGATAACGGAGACCCATGAGGCCATGCCCGGGGATTTCAAGGCGGTCACGGTTCCATGGGCCAGCGCGGAGGAGGTGGTGCAGCGGCTGCGGAGGCTGGTGGCAGAGTag
- the phb gene encoding prohibitin produces the protein MAKLFESIGKLGLAIAIGGGVVNSALFNVDAGHQAVIFDRFRGVQEIVVGEGTHFLIPWVQKPIIFDCRSRPRNVPVITGSKDLQNVNITLRILFRPVTTQLPRIFTSIGEDYDERVLPSITTEVLKSVVARFDAGELITQRELVSRQVSEDLTERANTFGLILDDVSLTHLTFGKEFTEAVEMKQVAQQEAERARFIVEKAEQQKQAAIISAEGDSQAALLIANSLMQAGDGLVELRKLEAAEEIALQLSRSRNVTYLPSGQGTLLQLPQ, from the exons ATGGCCAAGCTGTTCGAGTCTATTGGGAAGTTGGGGCTGGCAATTGCCATTGGTGGAGGTGTTGTAAACTCCGCCCTTTTCAATG TTGATGCAGGGCACCAGGCTGTGATATTTGACAGGTTCAGAGGAGTGCAAGAGATTGTTGTTGGTGAAGGGACCCACTTCCTCATTCCCTGGGTTCAGAAACCCATCATCTTTGATTGTCGCTCCCGTCCACGTAACGTCCCTGTCATCACAGGCAGCAAAG ATCTGCAGAATGTAAACATCACGTTGCGTATCCTCTTCCGGCCGGTCACCACCCAGCTGCCACGCATCTTCACCAGTATTGGCGAAGACTATGATGAGAGGGTACTCCCATCCATCACCACAGAGGTCTTGAAGTCTGTGGTG gCTAGGTTTGACGCTGGTGAGCTCATTACCCAGAGAGAGCTTGTGTCTCGTCAGGTCAGTGAGGACCTCACAGAAAGAGCCAACACCTTCGGCCTCATCTTGGATGACGTTTCACTG acaCACTTGACCTTTGGCAAGGAATTCACAGAGGCTGTTGAGATGAAGCAGGTTGCTCAGCAGGAGGCTGAGAGGGCACGTTTCATTGTAGAAAAg GCAGAGCAACAGAAGCAGGCGGCCATCATTTCAGCAGAGGGTGATTCCCAGGCTGCCTTGCTAATCGCCAACTCCCTGATGCAGGCTGGTGATGGTCTGGTAGAGCTGCGTAAGCTGGAGGCAGCCGAGGAAATCGCTTTACAACTCTCCCGCTCCCGCAACGTCACTTACCTGCCATCTGGACAGGGCACATTGCTTCAGTTGCCCCAGTGA